AAATTAAGAGTTCGGGTTAATCGTTCTCTCAGTGTCCAATGAAATCGCTTTGACGTGGGAGTTCGAAAGCTTTACGTTTGCTTGTTTGTTTTCTTATAATAATGTTTTTAGTATTATAGGGTCACCCTATTAGGGCGGTGGATGTGGCGGTCGTAAGAGCTTATCTATGTTTCTATTTGATTAAGTGTATGTCGTGTTAAGTTCGGGCATGTCCTCGTTTTCATGTTTCTCCAATTTAAACTCAATTAGTACTAGGTGGATTGTCCCTAACCATTTATATATATCGGGCGTTGGTCTTTTACCTACTCATTTTGATTTGAATTCCACTTTTGGATTGAACCGGTAATATTTTTTTTTGGATCACCCTACTTGGGCCAACAAACGAAACTCTAATATCATGTTAAATTCAAGTTTCTCATAGGTTTCTAATTTAAAATTAACTGGTGATAAATGGATTGACTAAAACCTTAATATATCACTCATGTCCATGGAAATTTCCGATGTGAGAGTTCTTATTCTCACATGCCCCTCCGCCCCCACTCTACGATAATGGTTTGTATAACCATCAATCTCGACAATAACCCAATCTTTGATTAGGTTTGATAAGACCGCCACACCATTAAAGTTAAGTCACTTTACGATCGATCAGGCGTCTTTCGATGAACCGGATCGATTTTGATTCAGTTGCTCGAGTGTGTGTTTGAGCATTGATATCATATTAAATTTTGATCAACACTAGTATATAAATGGTTAGACCAGTCCATTTATTGGCAATTAGTTTTAAATTAAAAATTCATAAAATTTAACATGGTATTAGAGTTCATAAACCTAACTACTAAAAGGTTCAGTCCTCACATTCTTATAATTTGGCCCAAAAAGTAACTTGTGCTCTCAGACCCGATAATGATTGTCTGCAAAATTAATGGTTAGAAAAGTCATTATCTCAAACAAGTGTATTGATACTATTTAAATATTAATGGGACATACACCTTGATCTATAAAGAGTGTGTGAATATAAGTTTCCACATTGGGAATTCACGTGAACAATATATAAAAGATTGGGTCCACTCCATTTACGGTTAATTGATTTTAAATTGAAAGTCTATGTTAAGTTGAAAGTCTATATGATAAATCTGAATTTAACAGTATCATTAAACTTATCATTTCCAATCTTGTTCTTCTTTTGTGTTATAAACCTCTATGTATGCTCCTCATTTTAATTAAGAAAGCCCTTAAAAAAATCGTCGATAGTATTAGTGTTCATAATGATGAGTTACCATGATGATATATTTGATGTTTCACAATTTCATTACGATGGGCACTAGAGGCTATAGTGTTTTAGATGAATTTACAGGATAGTTAAAGTGTTGTTCTATAACAATGTACTTGCTACAAAATAGTTATCGAGTGTCACAATGCTCAGGACGACCTTGAGATTTATAGATTAGAAACAACTATTAAGCATATATTTTGTAATGATTTGGGAACAAATGATATATCATATATTACCCTATTATACGCTGTCGAAAAAACACTATTATACAAACGTTTATCTCTATATATCCAGAATTGGCTCTGACAATGCATTCAGGACATTAGATTTCTTATGTGACATTTAGGAAGCATTTAGACTCTCACGAGTCCCGAGGGATTGCGGTTTTATTAGCATTGAAAGATTTGAATCCAAATTTTCCAAAACATTTTCAATGTTTTTAACTTGTTTCGCATTAATTGTTTGCGTTATTTTGTTCAAAATTTCCGGCTCGAAAATGTTGAATATTTTGAATGAATTAATACTCAAAGAGGTCACAGATTTAAATTCACATAGATCCATTACATTTGAGTCCATGGCTTACTCTGCCCTCACATAAATGTCTATGATATTGAATGCCTTATGACTATAACTTAGTGCACACAACCTTTCCTTTTTTTTCTATTTCGACTAAGCCTTTGTTGCACAAAAAAAAAGTTTTCTTTCTATAAACGGCATTTTTGGAAACTTACAAAACAGAGGTTTAAATTAACTTTTAATAAACGTTTCTTATTCTTGAGAATATATATAGATAGATGGATTTCATCTAAGCTTTCATTTTGGTTAAGATAATTTCGTAACGCTCTTAAAGATTATAAAAGAAATTCCAAAATGAAAAAGAAGCTGTATTCGAGGATCTACAACCACATCTGATGTTATAATTAATTGAATGTCAACGTTCTCATAAAATAATATCAAAGGAGGAAAAGCGAAGCATGGGTCAGTAATACTTTGTGGGCTACTTTTTGTAAACGAATGTTTGGTGTTTTCAGTCGTCTTGTACGCATCTCCCAAATTCGGATGGAATTCTTTTTTTTTTCGGAACACGGATGGAATTCTCCTTCTCATTGTTTAGTCGTATTCATCCATTTCATTTTCTTCATTTATCTATAAACAACACCAAAATAATTCGAGAAAATATTGTTTTTGTTATAAAAGGAACTGGAATTTTATTGTATCGCGGGAATTTAAATAAGGGCAAAATTTTATACCCGTAGATAGGAGATAACACTGATAACAATAGAGAATTTGTTATTAAAAAGGAGAGGAGATGGTGTATCTTTCGTCGAACACAAACGTTCGTTTATACAGACGTGAAAAAAGTAGGATTCACTGTGCAAATAGTGCAGCGGGCCCCACACCTTTATATATATTCAACGAAGACGGCTCATCTTATCTTTTGTCTTTCGTAACNNNNNNNNNNNNNNNNNNNNNNNNNNNNNNNNNNNNNNNNNNNNNNNNNNNNNNNNNNNNNNNNNNNNNNNNNNNNNNNNNNNNNNNNNNNNNNNNNNNNNNNNNNNNNNNNNNNNNNNNNNNNNNNNNNNNNNNNNNNNNNNNNNNNNNNNNNNNNNNNNNNNNNNNNNNNNNNNNNNNNNNNNNNNNNNNNNNNNNNNNNNNNNNNNNNNNNNNNNNNNNNNNNNNNNNNNNNNNNNNNNNNNNNNNNNNNNNNNNNNNNNNNNNNNNNNNNNNNNNNNNNNNNNNNNNNNNNNNNNNNNNNNNNNNNNNNNNNNNNNNNNNNNNNNNNNNNNNNNNNNNNNNNNNNNNNNNNNNNNNNNNNNNNNNNNNNNNNNNNNNNNNNNNNNNNNNNNNNNNNNNNNNNNNNNNNNNNNNNNNNNNNNNNNNNNNNNNNNNNNNNNNNNNNNNNNNNNNNNNNNNNNNNNNNNNNNNNNNNNNNNNNNNNNNNNNNNNNNNNNNNNNNNNNNNNNNNNNNNNNNNNNNNNNNNNNNNNNNNNNNNNNNNNNNNNNNNNNNNNNNNNNNNNNNNNNNNNNNNNNNNNNNNNNNNNNNNNNNNNNNNNNNNNNNNNNNNNNNNNNNNNNNNNNNNNNNNNNNNNNNNNNNNNNNNNNNNNNNNNNNNNNNNNNNNNNNNNNNNNNNNNNNNNNNNNNNNNNNNNNNNNNNNNNNNNNNNNNNNNNNNNNNNNNNNNNNNNNNNNNNNNNNNNNNNNNNNNNNNNNNNNNNNNNNNNNNNNNNNNNNNNNNNNNNNNNNNNNNNNNNNNNNNNNNNNNNNNNNNNNNNNNNNNNNNNNNNNNNNNNNNNNNNNNNNNNNNNNNNNNNNNNNNNNNNNNNNNNNNNNNNNNNNNNNNNNNNNNNNNNNNNNNNNNNNNNNNNNNNNNNNNNNNNNNNNNNNNNNNNNNNNNNNNNNNNNNNNNNNNNNNNNNNNNNNNNNNNNNNNNNNNNNNNNNNNNNNNNNNNNNNNNNNNNNNNNNNNNNNNNNNNNNNNNNNNNNNNNNNNNNNNNNNNNNNNNNNNNNNNNNNNNNNNNNNNNNNNNNNNNNNNNNNNNNNNNNNNNNNNNNNNNNNNNNNNNNNNNNNNNNNNNNNNNNNNNNNNNNNNNNNNNNNNNNNNNNNNNNNNNNNNNNNNNNNNNNNNNNNNNNNNNNNNNNNNNNNNNNNNNNNNNNNNNNNNNNNNNNNNNNNNNNNNNNNNNNNNNNNNNNNNNNNNNNNNNNNNNNNNNNNNNNNNNNNNNNNNNNNNNNNNNNNNNNNNNNNNNNNNNNNNNNNNNNNNNNNNNNNNNNNNNNNNNNNNNNNNNNNNNNNNNNNNNNNNNNNNNNNNNNNNNNNNNNNNNNNNNNNNNNNNNNNNNNNNNNNNNNNNNNNNNNNNNNNNNNNNNNNNNNNNNNNNNNNNNNNNNNNNNNNNNNNNNNNNNNNNNNNNNNNNNNNNNNNNNNNNNNNNNNNNNNNNNNNNNNNNNNNNNNNNNNNNNNNNNNNNNNNNNNNNNNNNNNNNNNNNNNNNNNNNNNNNNNNNNNNNNNNNNNNNNNNNNNNNNNNNNNNNNNNNNNNNNNNNNNNNNNNNNNNNNNNNNNNNNNNNNNNNNNNNNNNNNNNNNNNNNNNNNNNNNNNNNNNNNNNNNNNNNNNNNNNNNNNNNNNNNNNNNNNNNNNNNNNNNNNNNNNNNNNNNNNNNNNNNNNNNNNNNNNNNNNNNNNNNNNNNNNNNNNNNNNNNNNNNNNNNNNNNNNNNNNNNNNNNNNNNNNNNNNNNNNNNNNNNNNNNNNNNNNNNNNNNNNNNNNNNNNNNNNNNNNNNNNNNNNNNNNNNNNNNNNNNNNNNNNNNNNNNNNNNNNNNNNNNNNNNNNNNNNNNNNNNNNNNNNNNNNNNNNNNNNNNNNNNNNNNNNNNNNNNNNNNNNNNNNNNNNNNNNNNNNNNNNNNNNNNNNNNNNNNNNNNNNNNNNNNNNNNNNNNNNNNNNNNNNNNNNNNNNNNNNNNNNNNNNNNNNNNNNNNNNNNNNNNNNNNNNNNNNNNNNNNNNNNNNNNNNNNNNNNNNNNNNNNNNNNNNNNNNNNNNNNNNNNNNNNNNNNNNNNNNNNNNNNNNNNNNNNNNNNNNNNNNNNNNNNNNNNNNNNNNNNNNNNNNNNNNNNNNNNNNNNNNNNNNNNNNNNNNNNNNNNNNNNNNNNNNNNNNNNNNNNNNNNNNNNNNNNNNNNNNNNNNNNNNNNNNNNNNNNNNNNNNNNNNNNNNNNNNNNNNNNNNNNNNNNNNNNNNNNNNNNNNNNNNNNNNNNNNNNNNNNNNNNNNNNNNNNNNNNNNNNNNNNNNNNNNNNNNNNNNNNNNNNNNNNNNNNNNNNNNNNNNNNNNNNNNNNNNNNNNNNNNNNNNNNNNNNNNNNNNNNNNNNNNNNNNNNNNNNNNNNNNNNNNNNNNNNNNNNNNNNNNNNNNNNNNNNNNNNNNNNNNNNNNNNNNNNNNNNNNNNNNNNNNNNNNNNNNNNNNNNNNNNNNNNNNNNNNNNNNNNNNNNNNNNNNNNNNNNNNNNNNNNNNNNNNNNNNNNNNNNNNNNNNNNNNNNNNNNNNNNNNNNNNNNNNNNNNNNNNNNNNNNNNNNNNNNNNNNNNNNNNNNNNNNNNNNNNNNNNNNNNNNNNNNNNNNNNNNNNNNNNNNNNNNNNNNNNNNNNNNNNNNNNNNNNNNNNNNNNNNNNNNNNNNNNNNNNNNNNNNNNNNNNNNNNNNNNNNNNNNNNNNNNNNNNNNNNNNNNNNNNNNNNNNNNNNNNNNNNNNNNNNNNNNNNNNNNNNNNNNNNNNNNNNNNNNNNNNNNNNNNNNNNNNNNNNNNNNNNNNNNNNNNNNNNNNNNNNNNNNNNNNNNNNNNNNNNNNNNNNNNNNNNNNNNNNNNNNNNNNNNNNNNNNNNNNNNNNNNNNNNNNNNNNNNNNNNNNNNNNNNNNNNNNNNNNNNNNNNNNNNNNNNNNNNNNNNNNNNNNNNNNNNNNNNNNNNNNNNNNNNNNNNNNNNNNNNNNNNNNNNNNNNNNNNNNNNNNNNNNNNNNNNNNNNNNNNNNNNNNNNNNNNNNNNNNNNNNNNNNNNNNNNNNNNNNNNNNNNNNNNNNNNNNNNNNNNNNNNNNNNNNNNNNNNNNNNNNNNNNNNNNNNNNNNNNNNNNNNNNNNNNNNNNNNNNNNNNNNNNNNNNNNNNNNNNNNNNNNNNNNNNNNNNNNNNNNNNNNNNNNNNNNNNNNNNNNNNNNNNNNNNNNNNNNNNNNNNNNNNNNNNNNNNNNNNNNNNNNNNNNNNNNNNNNNNNNNNNNNNNNNNNNNNNNNNNNNNNNNNNNNNNNNNNNNNNNNNNNNNNNNNNNNNNNNNNNNNNNNNNNNNNNNNNNNNNNNNNNNNNNNNNNNNNNNNNNNNNNNNNNNNNNNNNNNNNNNNNNNNNNNNNNNNNNNNNNNNNNNNNNNNNNNNNNNNNNNNNNNNNNNNNNNNNNNNNNNNNNNNNNNNNNNNNNNNNNNNNNNNNNNNNNNNNNNNNNNNNNNNNNNNNNNNNNNNNNNNNNNNNNNNNNNNNNNNNNNNNNNNNNNNNNNNNNNNNNNNNNNNNNNNNNNNNNNNNNNNNNNNNNNNNNNNNNNNNNNNNNNNNNNNNNNNNNNNNNNNNNNNNNNNNNNNNNNNNNNNNNNNNNNNNNNNNNNNNNNNNNNNNNNNNNNNNNNNNNNNNNNNNNNNNNNNNNNNNNNNNNNNNNNNNNNNNNNNNNNNNNNNNNNNNNNNNNNNNNNNNNNNNNNNNNNNNNNNNNNNNNNNNNNNNNNNNNNNNNNNNNNNNNNNNNNNNNNNNNNNNNNNNNNNNNNNNNNNNNNNNNNNNNNNNNNNNNNNNNNNNNNNNNNNNNNNNNNNNNNNNNNNNNNNNNNNNNNNNNNNNNNNNNNNNNNNNNNNNNNNNNNNNNNNNNNNNNNNNNNNNNNNNNNNNNNNNNNNNNNNNNNNNNNNNNNNNNNNNNNNNNNNNNNNNNNNNNNNNNNNNNNNNNNNNNNNNNNNNNNNNNNNNNNNNNNNNNNNNNNNNNNNNNNNNNNNNNNNNNNNNNNNNNNNNNNNNNNNNNNNNNNNNNNNNNNNNNNNNNNNNNNNNNNNNNNNNNNNNNNNNNNNNNNNNNNNNNNNNNNNNNNNNNNNNNNNNNNNNNNNNNNNNNNNNNNNNNNNNNNNNNNNNNNNNNNNNNNNNNNNNNNNNNNNNNNNNNNNNNNNNNNNNNNNNNNNNNNNNNNNNNNNNNNNNNNNAACGGCTCATCTTATTTTTTTGTCTTTCGTAACAGTTTTAGAATACTATAATATTTTCAGAAAGATATAGGTGATTAGGAGTAAAGAAAAGTCGAAATTGTTTCTAAGCACTTTATTAATACACACTGGTATAATTTCTTGAAACAAAATTATAAGTTTCTCATTTATTCATCTATTAAAGTTTTGATTGGTGCTTATCTATTAGTTATAAGAAATCCAAATAGAAAAATATTATATACTGATTACAAAGGTGTCTTTATAATTGTCACATATATGCAAATGTTTATAAATTGGTAAAGAATGAATAATTCTATTATATATTTACTTCAAATATATATTTTTCTGACAAAAAGAAATCAAATTTTATTTTGGTTATTTATATCTCGGTTCAATTTGATTTCATTTCATTTTTAAATCGATATAGTATTATTTATTCAATATCAAGAGTCAAATTGTTTTCTTAATAGATTTTGTTTGATTTGGTTAAAATTGGACCGGTTAATCTTTTTTAGAAACCATACTCACCAAGTTCATAAAGTCAACAATGATACTAGAGCAGTGTGGGTCATGCCCAGCATTGCATATCTCCAATCAAACTAGCTTGAAGATGAATAGCCGATAAGCCACAATAATGTAGCAAATCTAGTATATAAGACCATTTATTTTGCATTAACACTTTTGGTTAAAATTTGTATTAATTCCTTTTCAAAAAAATTGTATTAATTGAAATGACCTGTATAAAGAAACAAATCGAGTTAATATGAATTTTTTTTTCTATCTCGATCAGTTGCTATCGTACTAGTCACTTTGGTCCTGGCATTTAATTATTTCTTTGAAATGCATTTAAACTCTGTCGATTGTTTTCCCTTGTTATTTAATGTGAATTTCATTTGCAATTAATTCTTTTTGAATCACCATGCATTATTGATTTGGACCAAACTACCAATTATTATACCGGAGACTTATGGAGGGTTTTAGCCAAAACATAGAACTAGAAGCTGAAGTTGGCTAATAGTATAAAGTAGTCGTTTGAGATTTGTCGATAATAATTTCATGGCGGCTAGATAAATTTACTAGTTAATAAATATATATTCGGCATCTTTACTTGTTTCCATCGATCTAGCTAGTGGTCTTTGACCTCTCCATTTTTTTTTGGTCAATGACCTCTCCATTTTTCGTAATGTTATTGGTATACATATTGACAAGGTAAATGTGATCAGTGGTATGGAAAAACGTAAAACATTTCAAACAATTTTGTTTATGATGCAAAGTTGACCAACAACATAGTATTTGAAACATTTACACATTACACAAAGATAATAAGTAAAAAAAAAACTTTTATTTTGTGAAACAAAAACCACAATAATATAGTAACAGAAAAAGTCCCAAAAAATTGCGAAGCTTTTGTTGTACTTCCTTTGATTTAATTAAAATTCTGGAACTTCGAAACTTCCCTCAATCTTTTCCTAACGCCAACATTCCGGCGTTAGAGAATGGTCTCGCTTATAATCTTTGCAATAGTTGTATACCATGCTATGTGTTTGAACCCATCTCATGGCTTGGTATTGCTGTCGGGTTAACCCACCAGAACGGTATGGTGAAGCCGACACTGGATGGCACCGTGCTGACGAATAAGCAGTGCAACCGATGGCTTTAAAGTTGGTGTATTTGGCACTAAAAGGTTGATATTTATAGTCGGCTTTGTATTTACCATCTTCGGTTGCCCAAGAAGAGGCGTCCCATATGGAACCATAAAGCCACATTGGTCTTAAAGGAAATGTGGCCGCACTCTTCTTTGGGTATCTTCTTATGGGAATATCATCGACCAAAAATCTGAAATTGTAGATGGAGAAAATAATATTAGTCTGAAAATTGATATAGTTTACTAAATCAGGAATATGCTCAGATAGGAAAATATGTATGTTGTATAGTAACATTCGTATAAAATAATAAAACTGTGAGATTTAAAACAAAATAAATCAAAATACTTAATATATATGGTGTCTGTCCCATCGATGTGGTCGCACCAGGACTCGCAATTAATTAGAAGAATTAGTAAAGCTGGCACTATGGTTAGACCCAAACACGAAGGACATGAGAATATCAATAATTATTTCTAAACAACAACAAGAAATCAAGTATGCCTGATTGTCCAACGTCGTACGGTCATTGTCTCTGTCTTGTTTGTCTCTACCTGCAACTGTCCTTGCCCGAATAATGAAACCCTACGGAAACTATTTTAAATTTATAATAAAAGTTAACTTTTTAGTTTACTATGTGGCTCGACTAGATTCATCCACCTAGGTCCGAGGCCAGGAAAATAAAGTTCATAGCTTTCTCTCTTAAGAACCTAAAAAGTATTTTTATGAGATAATTAAGTGGAAGATGGCTTACATGATTTCTCTAGGGTTCCAAAGAATAGCATAATGGTGAAAACCTGAAGTGGGATCAAACCACAAGCGATACTTCATTTCACGACCAATGATTTTGCCATCACCACTTCCCCTAATGTAAACATTTGTCTGAAGTGTGTATGGTTTTCCAAATGTTGTCCCCAAAAATTCTATGTCCACTTCATCATGGAAGCCTGGATGTGCCTCATTATTTGATAGCTGCACAAATTTGATTTGGTTAATTTTAGTTAAGATCAAATTAAATGTAGTTAGAAGTCCTAATTAAGAGAGTCTAGCTCTCACATAGAGAGATGTGATGACTCCAGCAGTGTATCCAGGTTGGAGTTTGATGGATGCTCCAAAGTAACCTGATCTGAATGGCTTCACTGACTTGAATCCACTTCCTATATATATACACACACCCCAAGTACATTATCAATAGAAAGACATATAAGCTTCAAATCAAATGAAAAGCAGAGTTGAATTGTTAGTACCTGAGACTCTATCGAGCCAGATGGTAAGAGCATTGTGGTCCATTCTCTGATGCTGAGGACCCCAAAGATTCCTAAAACCTTTGTAGAAGCTCAAGGAAACAACCTTGGAGCTTGGCCAGTAACCAGGTGATGGTGGCCAATAAGCATTTACTGAGGATCCTAATAACACCAACAAGTGGAAGATTGGGAGAAGAGAGATCAGAGAGCTACCCATTTTTGTGGTTTTCCTCTTTTTTGTGAAATGGAGAGAAGAAGAATGGAGTATATAAATGCAGAGAGAGAGAGAGATGGTGTGGGGATGGATGGACATGAGTTTGGCATATATTAGAGCATCACACTCTATAACTTCAAATATAAAGTTTTTTGCTCTCCAAAAAAGAACTTCAAAACTTCAAATTTGAAGTTTTGAGAAGTGAAACTCTATATTTGAAGTTTCACTACTCAAAACTCAAATTTGAAGTTTCATATTTTTATTTGCATTTTCATCCCTATAATAACAAATCACATTTATGATTCATAAATATTTTCTTGTTTATTGTTTTAATCCTTATAAAAATTATGTCTCATAAATATTTTAAATTTTGTTTACAAAATTTAAGTTTATACATAAAATTAAATAAAACTTTAAAATAATATTTAAAATATTTAAAACTAGATTTAGATAACAAAAATATACAAAAACCTAACAAAAAGCTTTAAAAAAATTACATGAAGACATAACTATTACACAAATTTAAATATTACAACAACACTAATAGTCAGGTAATTTTGAACCGGAACCTTCAAAATTTCTAAATATTGTCCAATTTTTTTGTATAACTGAATATGGTTGTTGTTGTTGTTGTTGATGATGTATTTTCGTACAATTCTTTTTTGTTTATATGGATATATTCACGAGTATTAATATCATCAATAAAAATTAATCTTTTAGCAATATTTTATGTTTATCTTTTACTTTCTTATTCTTATCTAATGTATTTACAAGTATTAATATCACCCAATTTCAATTTTTTTTATCTCTAATCTACAAATTAAAAATGAGGATAGCCATTTTTACTTCAAAATGCACTAGTAGATCATATATGCATTATGAAAATCACTTTATAGAATAATATGGTATTTTGATTGAAGTTTAATATTAATTAAGTTATTTTGTTTAAAATTTTATATTTTAATATAAAATTTTATTAATTAATATTTTTGTAATATGTTTATATATGTGCTAGTTATTTACAAAATTTTTATGAATTCAAATTTTTCGCCTTAAGTGAAAACGCGGATCCTGCGGACCTCGTAGTGATTAGTCTTTGGGCCTAGAAAGCCTTTGAGATCACACTACGGTTATAAAAAAAAAATATATATATATATAAGGACAATATTATAAAATATAAATAGTTTTAAAATTGAGTTTAAAATTTTACAATTGGAGAAGAACACTTTTAAACTTCAAATATAGAATTTTGAAAACTCCAAAGAGTTCATTTCGGAGATGCTCTTATGATTGTTTATGATGGAAATGAGATTCACTATTTGGACCCACTCACAAAAATTCATAATGAAGAGGGTGGTCCACTCACCTAAACTCTTAAAGACTTAAACAGTCTAAAAATATAAAACCTCAGTAGCATTATTACGTTGCTCTCGTGTGATATACTTACATGCAATCAATTTATGGAAAATCTTAGGTTAAGATCTCATTCACACAAAATTGACTGATACAAGGACAAGTGGTTTCAAAACTGGTTGCCATGGCCGACTACAACCATAAGCAGATACCGCTGCGTCTCATAATCTTCAAAATCTACCACCAGCCTTATATTTTCTCTCTATTTTTCTTCTTCTTTCGCTATGATTGTAATATATTACAAGATGAAGTGAAGTTGTTAAAGCTATTAAACTAATGGCAAATGAGAAAAAAATGTTGATTGAAAGAAACTACTAACCGAGACTGTGTTAGGGCTTAGAGAAATGACAAAATGTGTTAACCGGAATATGTATAATTGTAATGATTAATCTTTTTTTTTTTTTTTTTTTTCTACAGGAGGTTCAAAGGCTACCTGTAATCCGCACGTGGTTTCCGTTTGCCCAAAGGCCCGTAATCCGCACGTGGTTTCCGATTGCCAACCATCTAATCTCCCTGGCCCGAAACCAGCCGGTACTAATACCCATTACCCAAGGACCCGACACCAACGTCGCGTTAACTTTAAACTTGGGGAGGACATAAAGCGTTCCGTGGCCACAAGAGGTATCGAACTCGGGTCCGTATCGGTTGTGGTAACTACCTCAAGACCACCAGCCCACTACCCCGTGGTTTGTAATGATTAATCGAATATTGAGCTT
The DNA window shown above is from Brassica oleracea var. oleracea cultivar TO1000 chromosome C3, BOL, whole genome shotgun sequence and carries:
- the LOC106331666 gene encoding probable xyloglucan endotransglucosylase/hydrolase protein 32 isoform X1, translated to MGSSLISLLPIFHLLVLLGSSVNAYWPPSPGYWPSSKVVSLSFYKGFRNLWGPQHQRMDHNALTIWLDRVSGSGFKSVKPFRSGYFGASIKLQPGYTAGVITSLYLSNNEAHPGFHDEVDIEFLGTTFGKPYTLQTNVYIRGSGDGKIIGREMKYRLWFDPTSGFHHYAILWNPREIIFRRVSLFGQGQLQVETNKTETMTVRRWTIRFLVDDIPIRRYPKKSAATFPLRPMWLYGSIWDASSWATEDGKYKADYKYQPFSAKYTNFKAIGCTAYSSARCHPVSASPYRSGGLTRQQYQAMRWVQTHSMVYNYCKDYKRDHSLTPECWR
- the LOC106331666 gene encoding probable xyloglucan endotransglucosylase/hydrolase protein 32 isoform X2, whose translation is MGSSLISLLPIFHLLVLLGSSVNAYWPPSPGYWPSSKVVSLSFYKGFRNLWGPQHQRMDHNALTIWLDRVSGSGFKSVKPFRSGYFGASIKLQPGYTAGVITSLYLSNNEAHPGFHDEVDIEFLGTTFGKPYTLQTNVYIRGSGDGKIIGREMKYRLWFDPTSGFHHYAILWNPREIIFLVDDIPIRRYPKKSAATFPLRPMWLYGSIWDASSWATEDGKYKADYKYQPFSAKYTNFKAIGCTAYSSARCHPVSASPYRSGGLTRQQYQAMRWVQTHSMVYNYCKDYKRDHSLTPECWR